Proteins co-encoded in one Vidua chalybeata isolate OUT-0048 chromosome 18, bVidCha1 merged haplotype, whole genome shotgun sequence genomic window:
- the MAPKAPK5 gene encoding MAP kinase-activated protein kinase 5 isoform X1 has protein sequence MSQDHDMDKTIKETSILEEYNINWTQKLGAGISGPVRVCMKKSSQERFALKILLDRPKARNEVRLHMMCATHPNIVQIIEVYANSVQFPHESSPRARLLIVMEMMEGGELFHRISQHRHFTEKQASQVTKQATLALQHCHSLNIAHRDLKPENLLFKDNSLDAPVKLCDFGFAKVDQGDLMTPQFTPYYVAPQVLEAQRRHQKEKSGIIPTSPTPYTYNKSCDLWSLGVIIYVMLCGYPPFYSKHHSRTIPKDMRKKIMTGSFEFPEEEWSQISEMAKDIVRKLLKVKPEERLTIEGVLDHPWLNSTEALDNILPSAQLMMDKAMVAGIQQAHAEQLANMRIQDLKVSLKPLHSVNNPILRKRKLLGTKPKDGVYIHDPENGSNDSNVALEKLRDVIAQCILPQAGKGENEDEKLNEVMQEAWKYNRECKLLRDTLQSFSWNGRGFTDKVDRLKLAEIVKQVIEEQTNSHDSQ, from the exons ATGTCGCAGGATCACGACATGGACAAGACGATCAAG GAAACCTCGATTTTAGAGGAATACAACATAAACTGGACTCAgaagctgggagctgggatcagTGGGCCTGTTAG AGTCTGCATGAAAAAATCCTCCCAAGAACGCTTTGCACTGAAAATCCTCCTCGATCGTCCAAAAGCTCGAAATGAG GTACGTCTGCACATGATGTGTGCAACACATCCCAATATTGTTCAAATAATTGAAGTTTATGCTAACAGTGTGCAGTTCCCACATGAATCCAGCCCCAG GGCTCGGCTCCTAATTGTAATGGAGATGATGGAAGGGGGAGAGCTCTTCCACAGAATCAGCCAGCACCGGCACTTTACTGAGAAGCAAGCGAGCCAAGTAACAAAGCAGGCAA CTTTGGCTTTGCAGCATTGCCACTCACTAAACATTGCACACAGAGACCTCAAGCCTGAGAATCTCCTCTTCAAGGATAACTCCCTG GATGCACCTGTTAAATTGTGTGACTTTGGGTTTGCCAAAGTAGACCAAGGTGACTTGATGACACCCCAGTTCACTCCCTATTATGTAGCACCTCAG GTATTGGAGGCACAAAGAAgacatcagaaagaaaagtctGGTATTATCCCCACCTCTCCAACCCCTTACACTTACAACAAG AGCTGTGACCTGTGGTCCCTGGGGGTCATTATCTACGTGATGCTGTGTGGGTACCCCCCCTTTTACTCCAAGCACCACAGCCGGACGATTCCCAAGGACATGAGGAAAAAGATCATGACAGGAAGCTTCGAGTTCCCAGAGGAAGAGTGGAGCCAGATCTCAGAAATGGCAAAAGACATTGTGAGAAA GCTGCTGAAGGTCAAACCTGAGGAACGTCTGACCATTGAGGGGGTGTTGGACCATCCCTGGCTCAATTCCACAGAGGCCCTGGACAACATCCTGCCCTCTGCCCAGCTGATGATGGACAAG GCCATGGTGGCAGGGATCCAACAGGCTCATGCAGAACAACTTGCAAACATGAGAATCCAAGACCTCAAAGTGAGCCTGAAACCCCTTCACTCCGTGAACAACCCGATCCTGCGCAAGCGGAAACTCCTGGG CACCAAGCCAAAGGATGGTGTTTACATCCATGACCCTGAGAATGGAAGCAATGATTCCAACGTGGCTCTGGAGAAGCTGAGAGATGTGATTGCTCAGTGCATTCTACCACAGGCTGGTAAAG GAGAGAAtgaagatgagaagctgaatgAAGTGATGCAGGAGGCCTGGAAATACAACAGGGAGTGCAAATTGCTGCGAGACACCCTGCAGAGCTTCAGCTGGAATG gcAGAGGATTCACAGACAAAGTGGATCGACTAAAACTGGCAGAAATCGTCAAACAAGTGATTGAAGAGCAGACAAACTCCCACGACTCTCAATAG
- the MAPKAPK5 gene encoding MAP kinase-activated protein kinase 5 isoform X2 has translation MSQDHDMDKTIKETSILEEYNINWTQKLGAGISGPVRVCMKKSSQERFALKILLDRPKARNEVRLHMMCATHPNIVQIIEVYANSVQFPHESSPRARLLIVMEMMEGGELFHRISQHRHFTEKQASQVTKQATLALQHCHSLNIAHRDLKPENLLFKDNSLDAPVKLCDFGFAKVDQGDLMTPQFTPYYVAPQVLEAQRRHQKEKSGIIPTSPTPYTYNKSCDLWSLGVIIYVMLCGYPPFYSKHHSRTIPKDMRKKIMTGSFEFPEEEWSQISEMAKDIVRKLLKVKPEERLTIEGVLDHPWLNSTEALDNILPSAQLMMDKAMVAGIQQAHAEQLANMRIQDLKVSLKPLHSVNNPILRKRKLLGTKPKDGVYIHDPENGSNDSNVALEKLRDVIAQCILPQAGENEDEKLNEVMQEAWKYNRECKLLRDTLQSFSWNGRGFTDKVDRLKLAEIVKQVIEEQTNSHDSQ, from the exons ATGTCGCAGGATCACGACATGGACAAGACGATCAAG GAAACCTCGATTTTAGAGGAATACAACATAAACTGGACTCAgaagctgggagctgggatcagTGGGCCTGTTAG AGTCTGCATGAAAAAATCCTCCCAAGAACGCTTTGCACTGAAAATCCTCCTCGATCGTCCAAAAGCTCGAAATGAG GTACGTCTGCACATGATGTGTGCAACACATCCCAATATTGTTCAAATAATTGAAGTTTATGCTAACAGTGTGCAGTTCCCACATGAATCCAGCCCCAG GGCTCGGCTCCTAATTGTAATGGAGATGATGGAAGGGGGAGAGCTCTTCCACAGAATCAGCCAGCACCGGCACTTTACTGAGAAGCAAGCGAGCCAAGTAACAAAGCAGGCAA CTTTGGCTTTGCAGCATTGCCACTCACTAAACATTGCACACAGAGACCTCAAGCCTGAGAATCTCCTCTTCAAGGATAACTCCCTG GATGCACCTGTTAAATTGTGTGACTTTGGGTTTGCCAAAGTAGACCAAGGTGACTTGATGACACCCCAGTTCACTCCCTATTATGTAGCACCTCAG GTATTGGAGGCACAAAGAAgacatcagaaagaaaagtctGGTATTATCCCCACCTCTCCAACCCCTTACACTTACAACAAG AGCTGTGACCTGTGGTCCCTGGGGGTCATTATCTACGTGATGCTGTGTGGGTACCCCCCCTTTTACTCCAAGCACCACAGCCGGACGATTCCCAAGGACATGAGGAAAAAGATCATGACAGGAAGCTTCGAGTTCCCAGAGGAAGAGTGGAGCCAGATCTCAGAAATGGCAAAAGACATTGTGAGAAA GCTGCTGAAGGTCAAACCTGAGGAACGTCTGACCATTGAGGGGGTGTTGGACCATCCCTGGCTCAATTCCACAGAGGCCCTGGACAACATCCTGCCCTCTGCCCAGCTGATGATGGACAAG GCCATGGTGGCAGGGATCCAACAGGCTCATGCAGAACAACTTGCAAACATGAGAATCCAAGACCTCAAAGTGAGCCTGAAACCCCTTCACTCCGTGAACAACCCGATCCTGCGCAAGCGGAAACTCCTGGG CACCAAGCCAAAGGATGGTGTTTACATCCATGACCCTGAGAATGGAAGCAATGATTCCAACGTGGCTCTGGAGAAGCTGAGAGATGTGATTGCTCAGTGCATTCTACCACAGGCTG GAGAGAAtgaagatgagaagctgaatgAAGTGATGCAGGAGGCCTGGAAATACAACAGGGAGTGCAAATTGCTGCGAGACACCCTGCAGAGCTTCAGCTGGAATG gcAGAGGATTCACAGACAAAGTGGATCGACTAAAACTGGCAGAAATCGTCAAACAAGTGATTGAAGAGCAGACAAACTCCCACGACTCTCAATAG
- the MAPKAPK5 gene encoding MAP kinase-activated protein kinase 5 isoform X4, whose amino-acid sequence MKKSSQERFALKILLDRPKARNEVRLHMMCATHPNIVQIIEVYANSVQFPHESSPRARLLIVMEMMEGGELFHRISQHRHFTEKQASQVTKQATLALQHCHSLNIAHRDLKPENLLFKDNSLDAPVKLCDFGFAKVDQGDLMTPQFTPYYVAPQVLEAQRRHQKEKSGIIPTSPTPYTYNKSCDLWSLGVIIYVMLCGYPPFYSKHHSRTIPKDMRKKIMTGSFEFPEEEWSQISEMAKDIVRKLLKVKPEERLTIEGVLDHPWLNSTEALDNILPSAQLMMDKAMVAGIQQAHAEQLANMRIQDLKVSLKPLHSVNNPILRKRKLLGTKPKDGVYIHDPENGSNDSNVALEKLRDVIAQCILPQAGKGENEDEKLNEVMQEAWKYNRECKLLRDTLQSFSWNGRGFTDKVDRLKLAEIVKQVIEEQTNSHDSQ is encoded by the exons ATGAAAAAATCCTCCCAAGAACGCTTTGCACTGAAAATCCTCCTCGATCGTCCAAAAGCTCGAAATGAG GTACGTCTGCACATGATGTGTGCAACACATCCCAATATTGTTCAAATAATTGAAGTTTATGCTAACAGTGTGCAGTTCCCACATGAATCCAGCCCCAG GGCTCGGCTCCTAATTGTAATGGAGATGATGGAAGGGGGAGAGCTCTTCCACAGAATCAGCCAGCACCGGCACTTTACTGAGAAGCAAGCGAGCCAAGTAACAAAGCAGGCAA CTTTGGCTTTGCAGCATTGCCACTCACTAAACATTGCACACAGAGACCTCAAGCCTGAGAATCTCCTCTTCAAGGATAACTCCCTG GATGCACCTGTTAAATTGTGTGACTTTGGGTTTGCCAAAGTAGACCAAGGTGACTTGATGACACCCCAGTTCACTCCCTATTATGTAGCACCTCAG GTATTGGAGGCACAAAGAAgacatcagaaagaaaagtctGGTATTATCCCCACCTCTCCAACCCCTTACACTTACAACAAG AGCTGTGACCTGTGGTCCCTGGGGGTCATTATCTACGTGATGCTGTGTGGGTACCCCCCCTTTTACTCCAAGCACCACAGCCGGACGATTCCCAAGGACATGAGGAAAAAGATCATGACAGGAAGCTTCGAGTTCCCAGAGGAAGAGTGGAGCCAGATCTCAGAAATGGCAAAAGACATTGTGAGAAA GCTGCTGAAGGTCAAACCTGAGGAACGTCTGACCATTGAGGGGGTGTTGGACCATCCCTGGCTCAATTCCACAGAGGCCCTGGACAACATCCTGCCCTCTGCCCAGCTGATGATGGACAAG GCCATGGTGGCAGGGATCCAACAGGCTCATGCAGAACAACTTGCAAACATGAGAATCCAAGACCTCAAAGTGAGCCTGAAACCCCTTCACTCCGTGAACAACCCGATCCTGCGCAAGCGGAAACTCCTGGG CACCAAGCCAAAGGATGGTGTTTACATCCATGACCCTGAGAATGGAAGCAATGATTCCAACGTGGCTCTGGAGAAGCTGAGAGATGTGATTGCTCAGTGCATTCTACCACAGGCTGGTAAAG GAGAGAAtgaagatgagaagctgaatgAAGTGATGCAGGAGGCCTGGAAATACAACAGGGAGTGCAAATTGCTGCGAGACACCCTGCAGAGCTTCAGCTGGAATG gcAGAGGATTCACAGACAAAGTGGATCGACTAAAACTGGCAGAAATCGTCAAACAAGTGATTGAAGAGCAGACAAACTCCCACGACTCTCAATAG
- the MAPKAPK5 gene encoding MAP kinase-activated protein kinase 5 isoform X3 — MRARLLIVMEMMEGGELFHRISQHRHFTEKQASQVTKQATLALQHCHSLNIAHRDLKPENLLFKDNSLDAPVKLCDFGFAKVDQGDLMTPQFTPYYVAPQVLEAQRRHQKEKSGIIPTSPTPYTYNKSCDLWSLGVIIYVMLCGYPPFYSKHHSRTIPKDMRKKIMTGSFEFPEEEWSQISEMAKDIVRKLLKVKPEERLTIEGVLDHPWLNSTEALDNILPSAQLMMDKAMVAGIQQAHAEQLANMRIQDLKVSLKPLHSVNNPILRKRKLLGTKPKDGVYIHDPENGSNDSNVALEKLRDVIAQCILPQAGKGENEDEKLNEVMQEAWKYNRECKLLRDTLQSFSWNGRGFTDKVDRLKLAEIVKQVIEEQTNSHDSQ, encoded by the exons ATGAG GGCTCGGCTCCTAATTGTAATGGAGATGATGGAAGGGGGAGAGCTCTTCCACAGAATCAGCCAGCACCGGCACTTTACTGAGAAGCAAGCGAGCCAAGTAACAAAGCAGGCAA CTTTGGCTTTGCAGCATTGCCACTCACTAAACATTGCACACAGAGACCTCAAGCCTGAGAATCTCCTCTTCAAGGATAACTCCCTG GATGCACCTGTTAAATTGTGTGACTTTGGGTTTGCCAAAGTAGACCAAGGTGACTTGATGACACCCCAGTTCACTCCCTATTATGTAGCACCTCAG GTATTGGAGGCACAAAGAAgacatcagaaagaaaagtctGGTATTATCCCCACCTCTCCAACCCCTTACACTTACAACAAG AGCTGTGACCTGTGGTCCCTGGGGGTCATTATCTACGTGATGCTGTGTGGGTACCCCCCCTTTTACTCCAAGCACCACAGCCGGACGATTCCCAAGGACATGAGGAAAAAGATCATGACAGGAAGCTTCGAGTTCCCAGAGGAAGAGTGGAGCCAGATCTCAGAAATGGCAAAAGACATTGTGAGAAA GCTGCTGAAGGTCAAACCTGAGGAACGTCTGACCATTGAGGGGGTGTTGGACCATCCCTGGCTCAATTCCACAGAGGCCCTGGACAACATCCTGCCCTCTGCCCAGCTGATGATGGACAAG GCCATGGTGGCAGGGATCCAACAGGCTCATGCAGAACAACTTGCAAACATGAGAATCCAAGACCTCAAAGTGAGCCTGAAACCCCTTCACTCCGTGAACAACCCGATCCTGCGCAAGCGGAAACTCCTGGG CACCAAGCCAAAGGATGGTGTTTACATCCATGACCCTGAGAATGGAAGCAATGATTCCAACGTGGCTCTGGAGAAGCTGAGAGATGTGATTGCTCAGTGCATTCTACCACAGGCTGGTAAAG GAGAGAAtgaagatgagaagctgaatgAAGTGATGCAGGAGGCCTGGAAATACAACAGGGAGTGCAAATTGCTGCGAGACACCCTGCAGAGCTTCAGCTGGAATG gcAGAGGATTCACAGACAAAGTGGATCGACTAAAACTGGCAGAAATCGTCAAACAAGTGATTGAAGAGCAGACAAACTCCCACGACTCTCAATAG